The Streptomyces hundungensis genome contains the following window.
TGCGCGCCCGTCTCCACGCCCTCCACGGTGACCGCGAGGGAGAGGCTGTGCGCGAGCGAGACGATCCCCTCGACGATCTTGATGTCCACCGGGTCGGCTGGCAGCTGCTGCATGGACTGGGTGAAGGAGCGGTCCAGCTTGAGCACGCTCACCGGGAGCCGGCGCAGATTGGCGAGGTTGGAATAGCCCGTGCCGAAGTCGTCGAGGGCGATGTCGACGCCCATCTCGGCGAGCTGGCGCAGCGGCTTGAGCAGATCGTCGTCCGCGCCTATCAGCGCGGACTCGGTGACCTCCAGGCACAGCGCGCCCGGGGAGAGCCCGGTGCGCTCCAGCATCTCGACGGTGTCGGCGACCAGGCCCGGGTGGTAGAGCTGGGTCGGCGACAGGTTCACGTTGATGCGCAGCGGGCCGCCGTCGGTGGCGCCGGGGTGGGCCTCCTGCCAGGCACGTGCCTGGCGTACGGACTCCTGCATCACCCAGCGCCCGAGCGGCACGATGAGCCCGGTGTGCTCGGCGAGCGGGATGAAGCGGTCGGGCCCGAGCACCCCGTGCTGCGGGTGCGACCAGCGCACCAGGGCCTCGGCGCCGTGCACGCTGCCGTCGCCGAGGTGCACCAGAGGCTGGTACTCGATGAAGAACTCGCCGCGCTCCAGGGCCGCGGGCAGCGCGTTGGTGAGCCCGTGCCGGGTGATGGCACGGGCGTCGGCCTCGGCGTCCGCGAACTGGAAGCGGTTGCCGCCCGCCGACTTGGCCCGGTACATCGTGATGTCGGCGCTGCGCAGCACTTCGGCGGCGCTGCGCTCGCCCGCCGGGCCCTCGACGACGCCGATCGAGCCGCGCACCGTCAGCTCGCGGCCCTCGATGCGGATCGGGGTGGCGAGGGTGTTGAGGATGCGGGAGGCCAGCTCGTCCGCCTCGAACTCGGTGTCCGGTCCGGTGGTCAGCGCCACGAACTCGTCGCCACCGAGCCGGGCCACCATCTCCCCGGGTCCCGTCGCGCAGCTCTGCAACCGGTCGGCGACCTCCACCAGGAGCCGGTCGCCCGCCGAATGGCCGAGGCTGTCGTTGACCGCCTTGAAGCCGTCGAGGTCCAGATAGCAGAGCCCGAACCGTTTGCCGTCGCCCGGCGCGAGCGCCTTCTCCAGGCGTTCGAAGAACAGGGTGCGGTTGGGCAGTCCGGTGAGCGCGTCGTGGGTCGCCTCGTAGCGCAGCCGCAGATTGAGCAGCCGGCGCTCGGTGGTGTCCTCCATCAGGGCGAGCTGGTACTGCGGCCGGCCCTCGGCGTCGCGCAGCAGCGAGACGGTGAGGTTGGTCCACAGGACGGTGCCGTCACCGCGGTAGTAGGGCTTCTCGACGCGGTAGTGGTCCCGGTCGCCCCGCACGAGTTCCTCGTACAGGCGCCAGACCTGCGGGGCGTCCTCGGGGTGCACCCATTCGCTGACGTTGCGGCTGCGGAGCTGGCCCTCGATGCCGCCGAACATCCGGGTGAGCGTCTCGTTGACCTCCAGGACCCGGCCGTCGAGGTCGGCGATGCCGATGCCGATCGCGGCGCCCTCGAAGACCGCGCGGAACCGGGTCTCGGTGGCGTGCAGGGCGTCCAGGGCCGCGGTGCGCGCCGACATCGCGGAGCGGGCGATGGCTTCCTGCTCGGAGCGGGTCCGTTCGCGCAGGGCCGCGGCGAAGCCGGCCGCCAGGGCGTGTTGGAGCCGGGCACAGCGGGCCCGGGCCTCTTCGGAGGCCAGCTCGTCGCCCGCGCCGCAGTACAGGACGAGATACGACTCGACCACGCCGAGGGTGCGGCTGAGCGCGTCCGGGTCGGTGCAGTGCACGGCCACCAGATCGGCGCCGACCTCCTGGGCGGGCGCGGGGTCGAAGTGCCGCCCGTGCAGGGCGTGGATGAGCCGGCGGGCCAGCGGCACGAGGTGTTGCTCGAACTCGGGCCGGGTCAGCGAGGTCGCGGTCACCGGGAAGATGGCCCGGCCCCAGATCGTCGCGAACCGTCTGAGCCGGTCCTCGGGGCTGTCCGGCACCAGGTCCGGAGCCTGCGGCTCGGGCAGCTTGCTCACGCCTTGCGTCCCACGCCGGCGAAGCCCGAGAAGGCGTACGGGTCTTCCTGGTCGGCCTCGCCCTCCGGCCGCCACAGCGGCATCGAGACCAGACCGGGGTCGAGCATCGTGAACCCTTCGAAGAACCCGGCGATCTCCTCGGGCGAGCGCATCACCAGCGGGTTCTTGATGTTGCGATAGACGCCGACCGTCCGGCCCGCCTCCTCCTCGCTGAGCGGGATGCCTTCATAGGAGGCGTGGGTGAGGATGAGGAGGCTGCCGGGGGCGAGCGCGTCGCGCAGTGCGGCGACGGCCTCGTACGGGTCGTCCTGGTCCTCGACGAAGTGCAGCACGGCGATCAGCAGCAGCGCCACCGGCTGTGTCAGGTCGAGCAGTTGGGAGGTCTCGGGGGCGCTCAGAATGTCGTGTGGCTTGCGCAGGTCGGCCGAGGCGATGCCGGCGAGCTTCT
Protein-coding sequences here:
- a CDS encoding putative bifunctional diguanylate cyclase/phosphodiesterase — protein: MSKLPEPQAPDLVPDSPEDRLRRFATIWGRAIFPVTATSLTRPEFEQHLVPLARRLIHALHGRHFDPAPAQEVGADLVAVHCTDPDALSRTLGVVESYLVLYCGAGDELASEEARARCARLQHALAAGFAAALRERTRSEQEAIARSAMSARTAALDALHATETRFRAVFEGAAIGIGIADLDGRVLEVNETLTRMFGGIEGQLRSRNVSEWVHPEDAPQVWRLYEELVRGDRDHYRVEKPYYRGDGTVLWTNLTVSLLRDAEGRPQYQLALMEDTTERRLLNLRLRYEATHDALTGLPNRTLFFERLEKALAPGDGKRFGLCYLDLDGFKAVNDSLGHSAGDRLLVEVADRLQSCATGPGEMVARLGGDEFVALTTGPDTEFEADELASRILNTLATPIRIEGRELTVRGSIGVVEGPAGERSAAEVLRSADITMYRAKSAGGNRFQFADAEADARAITRHGLTNALPAALERGEFFIEYQPLVHLGDGSVHGAEALVRWSHPQHGVLGPDRFIPLAEHTGLIVPLGRWVMQESVRQARAWQEAHPGATDGGPLRINVNLSPTQLYHPGLVADTVEMLERTGLSPGALCLEVTESALIGADDDLLKPLRQLAEMGVDIALDDFGTGYSNLANLRRLPVSVLKLDRSFTQSMQQLPADPVDIKIVEGIVSLAHSLSLAVTVEGVETGAQAEQLKELGCDTAQGWYYARPGAPDRIHSLALVDAV
- a CDS encoding SAM-dependent methyltransferase — translated: MERPAWAPQGIDISVPSVSRIYDYYLGGSHNFEVDREAAREAMRFMPGLPKIMQANRAFMRRAVRFAVSEGITQFLDIGSGIPTFGNVHEVAQSANPEARVLYVDHDPVAVAHSRAVLADKKLAGIASADLRKPHDILSAPETSQLLDLTQPVALLLIAVLHFVEDQDDPYEAVAALRDALAPGSLLILTHASYEGIPLSEEEAGRTVGVYRNIKNPLVMRSPEEIAGFFEGFTMLDPGLVSMPLWRPEGEADQEDPYAFSGFAGVGRKA